A genome region from Erigeron canadensis isolate Cc75 chromosome 3, C_canadensis_v1, whole genome shotgun sequence includes the following:
- the LOC122591091 gene encoding delta-1-pyrroline-5-carboxylate synthase-like: protein MDPTRAFVKNVKRVVVKVGTAVVTRDDGRLAVGRLGAIFEQLEKLNSRGFDIILVTSGAVGAGRQRLKYRKMINSSFADLQKPQVELDGKACAAVGQNGLMALYDTLFSQLDVTSSQLLVTDNDFKNADFRVQLCQTVDSLLDLRSIPIFNENDAISTRRAPYEDSSGIFWDNDSLAALLAMELKADLLVLLSDVDGLYSGPPSDPRSKLIHTYVKQKHQKAISFGDKSRMGRGGMDAKVKAAAKAAYSGTPVVIASGFAANNIIKVLNGERVGTLFHKDAHMWIPVTEIGPHEMAVSAREASRRLQALTSDERKKILLDVAAALEANEQFIMLENDADVETAQESGYDEALVARLALKPSKIRALAESVRRLSEMDEPIGQILKRTELSEGLILEKKTCPLGVLLIVFESRPDALVQIASLAIRSGNGLLLKGGKEAKRSNAILHKVITSALPETVGTKLIGLLTSREEVPELLKLDDVIDLVIPRGSNKLVSQIKNSTKIPVLGHSDGICHVYVDKAANLEMAKKIVLDAKTDYPAACNAMETLLVHKDLLASGGLQELVQELEQQGVTLFAGPRVNGSVNLSKANTLHHEYSSKACTIEIVNNVDEAIEHIHSYGSSHTECIVTDDHDVAEHFLSRVDSAAVFHNASTRFCDGARFGLGAEVGISTSKIHARGPVGVEGLLTTRWVLRGKGQVVEGDKGVVYTHKDLLSTSNGF from the exons GTTGGAACGGCCGTTGTTACCCGAGATGATGGAAGATTAGCCGTTGGTCGACTTGGAGCTATTTTTGAACAG CTTGAAAAGTTGAACTCCCGAGGCTTTGATATCATTTTAGTTACTTCAGGAGCTGTTGGAGCCGGCCGCCAAAGGCTTAAATATAGGAAAATGATCAACAGCAG TTTTGCTGATCTCCAAAAACCACAAGTTGAACTTGATGGAAAGGCCTGTGCAGCTGTGGGCCAAAATGGTTTGATGGCCTTGTATGATACTCTATTCAGCCAG TTGGATGTGACCTCCTCTCAACTTCTTGTCACGGATAATGATTTCAAAAATGCAGATTTCAGGGTGCAACTTTGTCAAACAGTTGATTCATTGTTGGATCTTAGGAGTATCCCgatttttaatgaaaatgatgCAATTAGTACAAGGAGAGCTCCTTATGAG GATTCTTCTGGTATTTTCTGGGATAATGACAGTTTGGCCGCACTGCTGGCCATGGAATTGAAGGCAGATCTTCTTGTGTTGTTGAGCGATGTTGATGGTCTATACAGCGGTCCCCCCAGTGATCCAAGATCAAAGTTAATCCATACATATGTTAAACAAAAGCATCAAAAGGCAATCAGTTTTGGAGACAAGTCAAGGATGGGAAGAGGTGGAATGGATGCAAAAGTCAAAGCTGCAGCTAAAGCAGCTTATTCTGGTACACCTGTTGTTATTGCAAG tgGCTTTGCTGCCAATAACATCATAAAGGTTTTGAATGGAGAACGTGTGGGTACTCTGTTTCATAAAGATGCACATATGTGGATTCCTGTTACTGAGATTGGTCCACATGAGATGGCGGTTTCAGCACGTGAAGCCTCTAGACGCCTTCAG GCACTAACAAGTGACGAAAGAAAGAAGATTCTGTTAGATGTAGCTGCTGCATTGGAGGCAAATGAACAGTTTATCATGCTTGAGAATGATGCCGATGTTGAAACTGCACAAGAGTCAGGATATGATGAAGCTTTAGTAGCTCGATTGGCTTTAAAACCTAGCAAG ATCCGCGCTCTTGCAGAATCTGTGCGTAGACTATCAGAAATGGATGAACCTATTGGTCAAATTCTGAAAAGAACAGAG CTTTCAGAAGGGCTCATCTTAGAGAAGAAGACATGTCCTTTAGGCGTTCTACTCATTGTTTTTGAGTCTCGCCCTGATGCATTAGTTCAG ATAGCTTCATTGGCTATCCGTAGTGGAAATGGTCTGCTACTGAAAGGAGGGAAAGAAGCTAAAAGGTCAAATGCAATATTGCACAAG GTCATCACTTCTGCTCTCCCGGAAACTGTTGGAACAAAACTAATTGGACTATTAACATCAAGAGAGGAAGTCCCTGAACTGCTGAAG TTGGATGACGTGATAGATCTTGTGATCCCTAGAGGCAGCAATAAACTTGTGTCCCAAATAAAGAACTCGACCAAAATTCCAGTTCTCGGTCATTCTG ATGGAATTTGCCATGTATATGTGGATAAAGCTGCTAACTTGGAGATGGCGAAGAAGATTGTATTGGATGCAAAAACAGACTATCCAGCAGCTTGTAATGCTATG GAAACACTACTTGTGCACAAGGACTTATTAGCTAGCGGAGGGCTGCAAGAGCTTGTTCAAGAACTCGAACAGCAAG GTGTTACACTATTTGCTGGGCCAAGAGTAAATGGTTCGGTTAACCTCTCTAAGGCAAATACACTGCATCACGAGTATAGCTCCAAGGCTTGCACAATTGAAATAGTGAACAATGTTGATGAGGCCATAGAACATATACATAGTTATGGAAG TTCTCACACTGAGTGTATTGTTACTGATGACCACGATGTCGCTGAACATTTTCTAAGCCGGGTTGACAG TGCTGCAGTTTTTCACAATGCAAGCACAAGATTTTGTGATGGTGCACGGTTTGGGCTTGGAGCTGAG GTTGGAATCAGTACAAGCAAAATCCATGCACGCGGGCCAGTCGGAGTAGAGGGACTGTTAACAACACGATG GGTCTTGAGAGGCAAGGGGCAAGTGGTGGAGGGTGACAAAGGAGTCGTTTACACCCACAAAGACCTTCTATCCACCTCCAACGGATTCTAG
- the LOC122590454 gene encoding probable glutathione S-transferase, producing the protein MADDEVKLHGVGGSPFVARVKIALKLKGIEYENIEEVLSNKSADLLKYNPVHKKVPVLVHNGKPVCESLVIVEYIDEVWKGTVPILPQDPYQKALARFWAKFIDDKCMPAVFKVFSSIGDEQVLAEAYEQLGILEKELEGKKFFGGESINLVDIAGCFISYWLGVVEEAAGLKVVTKDKFPKLTQWADNFVNYPVVKEILPPRENLLSFFRKRFGKE; encoded by the exons ATGGCAGATGATGAAGTGAAGTTGCATGGAGTTGGTGGAAGTCCATTTGTTGCTAGAGTGAAAATTGCATTGAAATTGAAAGGAATCGAATATGAAAACATTGAAGAGGTGCTTAGCAACAAGAGCGCTGACCTTCTCAAGTATAACCCAGTCCATAAAAAAGTGCCAGTCTTGGTACATAATGGAAAACCGGTATGTGAGTCTCTTGTGATTGTTGAATATATTGATGAAGTTTGGAAAGGTACTGTTCCCATTTTGCCACAAGATCCTTACCAGAAAGCACTTGCCAGATTTTGGGCCAAGTTCATCGATGACAAG TGTATGCCTGCAGTTTTCAAGGTTTTCAGCAGCATTGGGGATGAGCAAGTTCTCGCGGAAGCTTATGAGCAGCTCGGAATATTAGAAAAGGAACTTGAAGGCAAGAAGTTTTTTGGAGGTGAAAGCATCAACCTGGTTGATATTGCTGGTTGTTTCATAAGCTATTGGCTTGGAGTAGTTGAGGAAGCAGCCGGTCTTAAGGTTGTCACCAAAGACAAGTTCCCAAAACTAACCCAATGGGCTGATAACTTTGTCAACTATCCTGTCGTCAAGGAAATCTTACCTCCAAGAGAAAATCTCCTTTCATTTTTCAGGAAGCGATTTGGTAAGGAGTGA
- the LOC122590453 gene encoding probable glutathione S-transferase — protein MASDEVKLYAVGGSPFVCRVEIALSLKGIKYEIIEEDLKNKSVDLLKYNPVHKQVPVLVHNGKPISESLVILEYIDDVWNMKFPILPLDPYEKALAIFWTKFVDDSCIPAIFKVFGNVGDEQAFAKACEQLQILENELAAKAKKFFGGDNINIVDIAADFIAYWLGMIEEATEIKIVTQDKFPKISEWADNFIKCPVVKELLPPRVLPPRAQLLEYFKKRFGKA, from the exons ATGGCGTCGGATGAAGTGAAATTGTATGCGGTCGGAGGAAGTCCATTTGTTTGCAGAGTCGAAATTGCTTTAAGTCTTAAAGGAATCAAGTATGAAATCATTGAAGAAGATCTGAAAAACAAGAGTGTCGATCTTTTGAAGTATAATCCGGTTCATAAGCAGGTGCCGGTGCTGGTGCACAACGGAAAGCCGATATCAGAGTCACTTGTGATCCTCGAGTACATTGATGATGTCTGGAATATGAAGTTTCCTATTTTGCCCCTTGATCCGTATGAAAAGGCTCTCGCTATATTTTGGACTAAATTCGTCGATGATTCg TGTATTCCTGCAATATTCAAAGTGTTTGGCAACGTCGGAGATGAACAAGCTTTCGCAAAAGCTTGTGAGCAATTGCAAATACTAGAAAATGAACTCGCGGCCAAAGCTAAGAAGTTCTTTGGAGGTGACAACATTAATATAGTTGATATTGCTGCTGATTTCATAGCGTATTGGCTTGGAATGATCGAGGAAGCTACCGAAATAAAGATTGTTACTCAAGACAAGTTTCCAAAAATAAGTGAATGGGCTGataacttcatcaaatgtccAGTTGTCAAAGAACTCTTACCTCCAAGAGTACTTCCTCCAAGAGCACAATTGCTTGAATATTTTAAGAAACGATTTGGTAAGGCATAA